In Carya illinoinensis cultivar Pawnee chromosome 7, C.illinoinensisPawnee_v1, whole genome shotgun sequence, the following are encoded in one genomic region:
- the LOC122316191 gene encoding uncharacterized protein LOC122316191, with product MAAVLCYHLWGRRNAYIFQDQFKSLETITAMAQAEIAMLREINLQSSSRLEERTTTTTLNQSWQPLEWPLFKVNFDAAYDKNSNRMGLGIAMRDSEGSLQACLIASKEQFFSAAQAERAALQSAMDMCIEMGMNQVIFEGDAKAVIDAINLKKEDNYWYGQEIDDLQQLLELHPAWRLSFTYRSVNHATHSAARKPLRKLMRECG from the coding sequence ATGGCAGCAGTCCTATGCTACCATCTATGGGGCAGGAGAAATGCCTATATCTTCCAAGACCAGTTTAAAAGTCTTGAAACCATCACAGCAATGGCTCAAGCTGAAATCGCAATGCTAAGGGAGATTAATCTACAGAGTAGCAGTAGACTAGAAGAGAGGACAACAACAACAACTTTAAACCAGTCTTGGCAGCCACTTGAATGGCCTTTGTTTAAAGTCAATTTTGATGCAGCATATGACAAGAACTCGAATAGAATGGGGTTAGGAATTGCTATGAGAGACAGTGAAGGGAGCCTACAAGCGTGTTTAATAGCCTCAAAAGAACAGTTCTTCTCAGCTGCCCAAGCAGAAAGAGCAGCCTTGCAAAGTGCCATGGATATGTGCATTGAGATGGGCATGAACCAAGTTATTTTCGAAGGGGATGCCAAAGCAGTCATTGATGCaattaacttaaaaaaagaagataattaTTGGTATGGACAAGAGATAGATGATCTACAACAACTGCTGGAGCTCCACCCAGCTTGGAGGTTATCTTTTACTTACAGGTCTGTTAATCATGCTACCCATAGTGCAGCAAGGAAGCCATTAAGGAAACTTATGAGAGAGTGTGGCTAG